GAAACAAGCTAGTATGTTGTCAACTCGGTCAGTAAGAGATAATAAAGCTCCTAAAGGAGAAATTGTCTTTTCCTGGGTTATATGACAAAGGTGCTCGCCAATGGCGATAGCAACGTCATCAGGAAGAGAAGCATTTCTAGCGTAATATTTCCCCATGATTCCTTGAAGTTCTGGAAATTCATTTACGACGGAGGAAACTAAATCTGCCTTACAGTAAGTAACGCACGAAATTAAATCTTTTCCTCCAGATAAGGGAATCAATTTTTGGAGAACAGAAGCATGTTTCTTCAATCGTTCTACCTTGTCGTGAAGGGATCCAAGTCCTTCAATGAAGGTAACAGAATGCAGCTTGTTTACAAAATATTCTAGAGGGGTTTTCAAATCTTGTTCAAATAGGAACCTACCGTCCGTTAGCCTAGGGACTAGGGCTTTTTCATTGCCCTCGATAATGATAGAGTTTGGAGTATTGTCACAAACAATAGCAAATATATTGGAAATCTCGTTCTCAAGGGTTTTGAGCGGGAAATATTTTTGGTGTTGGATCATTTCCGCTGTTAAAAGCTCTACGGGCAGCGAACAAAATTTCTTGTCAAAAGAGGCTTTCGCAATGAAAGGGTATTCACTCAGGTAACAGGTTTCTTCGCAGAGCTTATTTTTTGATACCACTTGTAGGTTATATTCCGCGCATATTTTGTCTAGTCCTGATTCTATCATTGTCCTGCGAACATGCTGAGAAACAATAACATAAGACTTCTCTAATAGGGCTTCGTACTCATTAGCACTAGTAATCTCTATAGAAGCTGGAGATAGTTGACGGTGTCCATATGTTTTGTTGCTCGCTACAATTTTACCCACCCGTACGGGGATAACAGAAGAGCCGTGCAGAGCAAGGAGCCATCGAATAGGTCTAGCGTATTCAAAATTACTCTCGTCCCAAACCATTTTTTTAGGGAACTTCATTTCTTTTATCAGAAGAGGAAGAGTTTCTATTAAAATCTCAGCACTTGGTCGAGAGGAGGAAGGATGAATTAAAAATAAATAGTCGACATTTTTTATTTTTCTAAGCTCATATTGAGCAAGAGAAGGGAGATCTTCAAAAAGCGGAGCAGAGAGACCTTGAGATTCAAAAAATTTCTTTCCGCATTCCGTAATTGCTTTGTTTTCATCGTAAAGGGAGGCTAGGGGAGGACCTTTTTTTTCCTCTTGATCTTTGACAGAAAAGGCTGCCATATTTCGGACATATGCAGTCAGCCTTCTAGGGCTTCCAAAAACAGTAACCCCTGAATGGGAGATGCCGTTCTCCTTGAGAAGAGAGCTGATAGCACATTCTAGATTTTTTATTCCGATAGGGACAAAGGAGGCTGGTAATTCTTCTGAACCAATTTCTAAGACGAAATCTTGAGGGGATTCCAATGGAAACGTCTCAAAGGCAGAACAGCTTGTGCTGTTCTGTGCCGCCTTTTTCTGCAGAGGGAACCCTAGAGTTTCTCTCCATTTGACATAGGAGTCTGCTACAGCTCTGGCCAGTTGGCGAATACGAGATATATAGCGAGTCCTCTCTGTAACAGAAATAACCCCTCGGGCATCCAAAATATTAAAGGCATGGGAGGCTTTTATAACAAAATCGTAAGCGGATACAGGTAGATTGACTGCCACACAGCGAGTAGCTTCTTCAGAAAAATCTTCAAAATGGCGTAACCACATCTCTGTATTGGCTTCATCAAAGTTGTAGTAGCTCCATGTTTTTTCAAAGTCGTGGACAATATCCCCGTACGTCAAAGAATCATTCCACATGATGTCGTACACGGAATTCTTTTTTTGCAAATACATAGCAATTCGTTCGATTCCGTAAGTGATTTCTCCGCTGATAGTCTCTAAAGTCTTGCTGCCAACCGATTGGAAGTAAGTCATCTGAGTGATTTCCATTCCATTTAGCCAAACTTCCCAACCTAACCCCCATGCACCAATGGTTGGATTTTCCCAGTCGTCGTGAACGAAGCGGATATCATGCTCTCTGAGATCTAAGCCGATAGACTTTAAAGAGTCCAAAAAGAGTTCTTGGAGGTTCTCCGGAGCAGGCTTAAGGATGACTTGAAGCTGGTGATAGTTTTGTAATCTATTAGGATGCATTCCATAACGTCCGTCTTGGGGTCTCCTTGACGGTTCTACGTAGGCCGTTTTGTATGGTTCGGGTCCCAGGGCTCTCAGAAACGTTGCTGGATTGAAAGTCCCTGCTCCAGTTTCCAAATCATACCCCTGATGTATCACACACCCGTAATCGTTCCAAAATTTTAGGATTGCTGCCATCATTTCTTGTAGTGTGAGGCTTTTCTCTTTGGACAATGTAAACACTCCCTTTTTGGAAACTAGAAAATAACATAGAAACAGAGAGGGATTGTAGAAGAACTTCGGTATTATCGCAACTTGACAGTATGAAAAGTATTTTTGCCTTCTGATTTTTAAGTAATTTGGAAGAAATAAATGATTTTTTGGTTTTAATTGTGTAGAGTTGTCAGTGCTTGCGCTGTAATTCCGATCGGGTTAACTTTTACGTCTTATGGGTTAGGAGGTTAAGATGGGTTTGCCGAACTATTTGACGTTTTTCAGGATATTTATTACGCCGATTTTCATGCTGATTTACCTGAAGGGTCAGTGGTTGGGGATATCCTCTGTACTTCTCCCTTATGTCTTATTAATTGTTCTAGGAATTTCTGAGCTGACGGACGCTGTTGATGGCTACCTGGCCAGGAAGTTTTCTCAAGTTACGGATTTGGGAAAATTGTTAGACCCCATGGCTGATAGTATCTACCGTAATTCTTTGTATCTTACATTTACTCAGCCGCCAGTGAACTTGCCCTTGATCTTGGTGTTTATCTTTCTTGCTAGAGATTCTGTTTTAAGCACTCTTCGAACTGTTTGTGCTTTAAGAGGTTTCGCTTTAGCTGCGCGGAGAAGTGGGAAGTTGAAGGCTATTTTTCAAGGTATTAGCTTTGCTTTAATTTTGCTTTTGATGATTCCTTACTCGCTAGATCTTTTGTCTTCCTCCGGGCTGGAGTGTATTGCTACAATAGTCGTAGCTTTGGTTGCTGTTTATTCCGTAGCATCAGGAGTGGAATATTTATGGATTAATAAGGGGCTTTTGATACAGATTTTTCAGGGAAAATTTTCTGGGGATAAAAACACTCCGGAGGAGTAGTTTAGAGGTCGCGAAGGCTTCGGTAAATCTGGAGGTAGCTGATAGCAGACAGCTCCCAGCCGTGGTTCGCAGAGATTCCCTCGAGGATAATTTTTTGCCAAACCTGCTGATTGTGCTTGTACAGTTTAACAACAGCCCTTAGCTTGTCCAGGAATTCGTCAGTAGAGGCTGTTTCAGAGAAAACAAAGCCATTCCCGAAGTCTTTAACAGTATCTCCCAGTCCTCCGGTTTTTCTTACAAGAGGGAGCGTTCCGTAGCGCATTCCTATGAGTTGTGTCAGTCCGCATGGTTCGAACAACGAGGGGATTAGAATGATGTCAGCCCCAGCGTACAGTTGATGAGCAAGGGCTTCGTTGTGTTCAAGATGTATTGCAATTCTGTTTGAGTATTTTGTTTCACTTTGTATCGTTTCTATTAGACTTTTTGAAAGATCGTCGCCACACTGCCCCAAGACAACAATTTTATAAGATTCTTTTTCTGCGTGCTCTATAGCTTTGAGCATGAAGTTCAGTCCTTTCTGGTGAACCAGCCTTGATATAATGCAAATTAGAGGATCTGAGTCTTGTGGTAACTTTAATGTTTTTAATAAACTTTTTTTATTTTGGTTTTTCCCGAGGATTGTCTGTTTTATTTTTTTGGGGTCTACAGGATATCTTTGGAAGATATATGGATCTGTTTCTGGGTTCCAGTAGTTGGTGTTTATTCCGTTAAGGATTCCATAAAATGTATTTTTTGAATGTGTTAAAGAGTTCGTGATCTCCTCATCGGATACATCTTGCAGTATTTCTTCTCTGTACCCCGGGGAAACAGTTGTCGTGGCTTGAGTGCACAGGATGCCGCCTTTCAGGAAACTACATAAGTCGGGATCTCTTTCCAATTGATAGTATTTGAAATTTCGTTCAGATATAGAAGTTTTTCTTAAAGTTGAGGAGTGGCTATATCCTCTATGAGAAAAATTGTGGATGGTGAGGATTAGTTTGTTTTCTAAGTCGCGTTTTTCTTTTAATATGCCAGCAATTAAAGCGCTGTGCCAATCGTGTAGGTGAACAACGTTTACTTCTTTTTTCAGAGACTGCTGGTAGATGTATTCTGCGGCCGCGGAACAAAAGCAAGCGAATCTCTCCGTGTCATCGGGATATCCATAGATGTTATTTCGGTTAAAAAAATCGTAGCCAGAGGCTTCAAGAAGAGTTACAAAGATTCTATTTTTTTTTATTTGGGTCGCTGTAGCATTAGTTTTTTCGTTGAAGAAAAAATCAAAGCTCAATTTTTTAAATGGCGTAAAGTTTTTCTTTCGAACTTCCTCATAAAAGGGGATGATAATCTCCACTTCATGATTTAAAGAAAAAATATCGGCCAGATCGTAAACAACGTCTCCTAACCCCCCAACTTTTGCAAAGTGAGCAGCTTCGGCAGATACATGGATAATTTTCATAGTTGAGCATAAGGATTTTTTCCCATTCATAGTTTAGTGGGATTAAAAGCTCAAGGAGACGATTGAAATGAAAGACACAAACTCCAAAAGGAGGGCGATTTACAAGTTGTGGGAAAAAGGAGAACGTAGTACACTTCGTCCCTTCCTCATTGGGGTGTGGCCAAGCGGTAAGGCAGCGGTTTTTGGTACCGTGCATCGGAGGTTCGAATCCTTCCACCCCAGAAGCTTGTTTTTGAGTCGGCCTCCCGTTTTGCTTTTCTCTTTTTGGTCCTTCTAAAGACGAAGACAAAGGGTATTCTGGAAGGGAAGTTCTTGACTTTTTCCTCAAGCGAGCTATAATTCTGCCGCCGAAAGTTCTGGAAAGTTGGTTCTTTTGTTGATTGGGAAAGCTTTCTTTGCCGGGTGGTTTCCTGGGGTTCAAGGTTATGGAGAAATAAGATGAAGTTGGTTGTTACAAGTCGGGAGACTGGCAAGAAGTCTTTTTTGAAAATGATTCGTCAACAGGGAGGGATTCCTGCGGTTGTCTACTCTAAGGGAGAAGCCGTAGCTAACGTTGTTGTTGATGGGCACGTTTTCAATAAGTTTCTTAACGGCCTAGAAACAGGCGCCCTTTCTTCCACAGTTTTTTCTATAGAGTTCGAAGGGAAAACCTTCTCAGCTATTATCAAAGATATTCAGTACAAGATTACCAGCTATGAGGTCATACACTTGGACTTCGAAATGCTGCATAAAGACTCGCTTGTTCGGCTTAATATACCTATTCGGTTTTCAAATGTTATGGAATGTGTAGGAGTTAAGTTGGGAGGAACTTTGCGTCAAGTTATCTATAGCTTGAAGGTTTCTTGCTTGCCCGAAAATATCGTTCCATTTTTGGAGCTAGACGTCCGAGATCTTGGAATGTCTCAGACGAGGAAGTTGTCCGATATCGAGTTGCCTAAGGGTATTAAGCCTATCACTCCTCTTAGAGAGGTCGTCGCTACAGTCTCTAGAAGATAGAATAGAAAATTACGGCTCTCCATGGGTGTCGACTCTGCTAAATTAATTGTTGGGATAGGAAATCCTGGAGCCCAGTACACATATACCCGGCATAATGTCGGGTTTTTAGTTGCACAGGCTTTTTCTGAAAAATATGGGCTAGAGTTTAAGAGAAAGACCGAAGTAAAAGGGAGTTTGGCTAAAGGCCTCGTTGAAGGAATTTCCTGCGGTCTCTTGAGGCCGAGTACGTATGTTAATCTTAGTGGAGATTCCGTTGCTCGGGCAAAGAAAGTCTTGAATGTCAGCATAGATAATATTCTTGTCGTAGTAGATGATGTAGATCTCCCCTTTGGGATAACGCGCCTACGCCAAAAGGCTGGAAGTGGTGGACATAACGGAATAAAGAGCATAACAAGCTCTTTGGGCTCGAACGCTTATTATCAGTTGCGCGTAGGAGTTGGACGCCCAGAAGGCTTGGCAGGATTGTCGGATTATGTTCTTAGCGATTTCTCTCTTGAAGAGAGAGGAGAGTTGGATGGTGTTATTGATCGTGCCGTAACAACTATTCTAGAGTGGATGTCCACTCGGCTCGTAGAAGAGTGAAATATTTTTTATTCAGAACGTGTTTTTTACCTGTGATACAACTTTTTGTGGACCAGGATATTCTGAAGGTAATAGAATAGTCGACTTTTAGGAGTGTCGAATGAGAAAAGAAAAAAAACAGCTTTACGAAGGTATGTATGTTTTTAGTGTGACTTTGAGCGAAGAAGCCAGAAAAAAGGCTTTGGAGAAGGTTACCTCAGGCATAGTTAACTATGGCGGAGAAGTTGTAAAGATTCATGATCAGGGTAGAAAAAAGCTTGCTTATGAGATTCGTGGAACTAGAGAAGGGTACTATTATGTAATTTATTTCACAGTATCTACGAGCGCTATGGCCGAGCTGTGGAAGGAGTACCACCTTCACGAAGATTTATTAAGATTTCTTACTTTGAAAGCAGATTCTGTAAAAGAAGTTTTAGAATTTGCTTCCTTGCCAGAGTAATAGTTTAAGGAGAATGGAAATGAAAAAACCTGTTCATCATCATGAACATAAAAGGAAACGCTTTAGTAAGAAGTGTCCTTTTACTACCGCAGGTTGGAAGACTATTGATTACAAAGATGTCGAAACTTTGAAAAAATTTATTACTGAGAGAGGAAAAATTCTTCCTAGAAGGATTACTGGGGTCTCCTCCAGATTTCAAGCTTTATTGGCTCAGGCTGTTAAAAGAGCCCGCTATATTGGGCTTCTTCCATTTTTAGGTGAAGATTAAAGAGGTTGTGGAGAGTTTTATTCATGAAACAACAGTTGTTATTGTTAGAAGATGTTGATGGATTGGGAAGAAGCGGGGATATCGTTACTGCTAAGCCTGGCCATGTTAGAAACTATCTCCTTCCTAAGCGAAAAGCTGTTATTGCTGGAGCAAATACTTTGAAATTGCAAGAAAAGCTTAGGGAAGAACGGAAAATTAAAGCTCAGCAAGATAGAGTTCTGTCTGAAGCTTTGGCAAAAGAGCTACAAGGAATAGTTTTAGAATTTCCTGTGAAAGTTGATCCAGAGCAAAATATGTACGGGTCCGTGACGGTGACAGACCTTATTGCAGGCGCTGCCGAGAAAAATATCACCTTAACAAAAAAGAATTTTCCTAGTGCTCACTACGCTATCAAGACTTTAGGAATGAAAAAAGTTGCATTGAAACTTAACGAAGACGTTGATGCAATTTTGGTTGTTGAGGTATTTCCTGAGGGGCAAGAATTGAAAGTTTCAACCCCTTCTTCTTCTCAAGTAGAAGAGACTGCAGAGTAGCTCGTCGGTTTTCTTCTGTGTGTGATGCCCAGCTAGGTTGTTTCTTGTGGCAGTGTACTTCTCTCCAGCAAAAATAAACCTATTTCTCAGGATTACTGGTAAAGAGTCCTCTGGGTATCACGAAATTTTAACTCCTATGGTTGCTTTGGATTTTGGAGACGAGGTTGCCGTAGAGTTTTCTTCCGCAGATTCTTTCTTCTGTAATATTTCTGAGATTGCCGATTCCAGTAACCTGGTTCTTCGTGCGCTTGCCTTATTTAGAAGACAAACAGGAATGAATGATCCTTTGAGTATTTCTTTGAAGAAAAGAATTCCTATAGGCTCAGGACTGGGAGGAGGTAGTTCTAATGCTGCAACACTTCTTTTTGCCTTGAATCAAATGTTTTCCGCAAAGTTATCTAGTGAAGAATTGACTTCTATAGGTGCAAGTCTGGGAGCCGACATACCTTTTTTCTTTTCGTTAGGTAGCGCCTTATGCTCGGGAAGAGGAGATGTTTTGACGCCTTTCGCAAGCCATAATGCCTGTCGAAACTTTCTCTTGATTTTTGATGATCGAGGAGTTAGTTCTGCTGCAGCTTATCGTGCCTTCTCTAAAAAACATCAACCTTCGACGGAGGATCTTTTTCAATTAGCTAAGAATGACTTAGAAGCTCCTGTTTTTTCTTTCCGAAGGGACTTGTATGAGAAAAAAATATTTCTCCAAACAATCTTTCCAGAATCTCAAGTAGTAATGTCTGGCTCGGGAGCAACTTTAGTAGTTTTTTCTCCGCAAAATCTAGAAGGAAGGCTTCCTCTGGTTTTTGAAGGAAAGCCCTTGCGCTACGTTGTGACTGAAAACATTAACCGCCAAAAAGACCTTTGGTATCAGGAGAAGAATTCTAAGGCTAGGATCTTTCCAGAAGTAGAGCAGATCCTGCAACAGAAGTAGTTTTATTTGCCTCCAGGGATAGGAGAGTTTCTCCCCTGCAGATCTTTCTAGAAAACGGCTTTTCTTCTAGTTGGTTACTGCTAACGTCTCTGAGTTGATGGAAGAAGAGCTTTTCAATTTGAGATATTTTTTCGACGCTTTTCTTTACAGAAGGGTTATTAGACTTATTTTCTAGAGTAACTCCTTTTTCTGACATAAACACCCTCCTTAAATTCTACTCCATACTTATAGGAATAAATTTTTTTTTACAAACTGTTTGTGACAGAAATGTTTTCTCTGCAAGAGTTTTTAGTGAACTTTTTAAGTATACAAACTTTATTTCTGAAGACAGACATTCACCTTCCTTTTTTCTTCCTTTAGCTCTATATCATGCAAAATAATGAAGAGAGGAAAAGCGATATGGAATCAGCCCAATATTCCGAGTTATTAAGGACTGGTGCTTTATGGATTTTTTCCCTTTCCTTAGTACACATGTTTTTGACCCCCTATTTCTATAAAGTTTGTGAAAACTATGCGCACAAAAAAATGGTTTATCCTGAGCAAAGGGAAAAGTATGGGGTTTTATCAGAGCTTTTCAAAATATTAAGCCGGGTTGAACTTGTTTTTATCCTTTGGTCAGCTCCATTGTTTTTCTGGTTTTTGATTACTGAAGGGACGAGGCTCTCTATAGCGTACTTTAGTAGCAGAAACTATATTTTCCCTTTTTTTGTTGTTGTTATCGTTTTGTTTATCGAGTCTAGGCCTATAGTGTATTTGGGAGAAAGATTGCTATCAAAGATAGCGAATTTTGGTAAAAAATCCCCTGCTGCATGGTGGTGGACTATATTACTTGTCTCTCCATTTATAACGCCTTTAATCAAAGAGACAGGCACAATGGTTCTTGCATGCGTTTTGCTTGTTGCTAAGTTTTTCCCTTTTTCCCCTTCAAAGAAATTTTCTTATGCTACAGCAGGACTTTTGTTTTCTAATGTTTCCATAGGGGGGATGTTGTTCCCAATAACGTCTAGAGCTGTATTTCTTATCAACTCTAAGCTCCGTTGGAGCGCTGTTTTTGTTTTGAAATATTTTTCTTGGAAAGCCTTTTTGGCTATCTTAGTTTCTACAACGATCTATTATCTAATTTTTAGAAAAGAATTTCAGGCTTTCCCATCCACAATCCCATCAAGAAAAACTTCCGAAGCTGTCCCTTGGTGGGTTGTGGTTGTTCATATTCTTTTTCTCGTTGCTGTAATTTTTGTGAGACATATTCCGGTGATATTGGTTGGCGTAGTATTAACTTTCTTGGGTTTTAGAGCGCTCACAATTATGTATCAGTCCCCCATTAGTTTTACTAAAGTGGGTATGGTCGGCTTATTCTTTTCTGGTTTAATATTGTTTGGGGATTTACAGGAATGGTGGGTGTTGGCTCTTATGGAAAAGGTATCTTATGAAGGGCATATGATAATATCCTTCATCATGTCTATGTTCCTTGATAATGCTCTTGTTAATTATCTTATTTTTAAATTGCCTTCAGCGAACGATTGTTACCATTACTTAGCTATCTCTGGCGCAATGTCTGCAGGTGGTTTGACATTGATGGCAAATGTGCCCAATATTATAGGATACCTCTTATTAAGACCTTCCTTTAAGGTTCGGTCTGTTTCTTTAGTCTGGTTATTCGTTGCTGCATTGCCTCCAGCAGTAATTTCTGCATTAATCTTTTGGGCTTTCAAGAATGTCCCTATTTTCACTCTGTGTGAGTTTAAATAAGAATTTCTGGTTTTTTACTCTCTTCCAAGAATACGAACAGATACGGAATTTTTGTTGTTTCTCAGAAGGTCCTTACAATATTCTATGCAT
This is a stretch of genomic DNA from Chlamydiifrater phoenicopteri. It encodes these proteins:
- a CDS encoding glycine--tRNA ligase — protein: MSKEKSLTLQEMMAAILKFWNDYGCVIHQGYDLETGAGTFNPATFLRALGPEPYKTAYVEPSRRPQDGRYGMHPNRLQNYHQLQVILKPAPENLQELFLDSLKSIGLDLREHDIRFVHDDWENPTIGAWGLGWEVWLNGMEITQMTYFQSVGSKTLETISGEITYGIERIAMYLQKKNSVYDIMWNDSLTYGDIVHDFEKTWSYYNFDEANTEMWLRHFEDFSEEATRCVAVNLPVSAYDFVIKASHAFNILDARGVISVTERTRYISRIRQLARAVADSYVKWRETLGFPLQKKAAQNSTSCSAFETFPLESPQDFVLEIGSEELPASFVPIGIKNLECAISSLLKENGISHSGVTVFGSPRRLTAYVRNMAAFSVKDQEEKKGPPLASLYDENKAITECGKKFFESQGLSAPLFEDLPSLAQYELRKIKNVDYLFLIHPSSSRPSAEILIETLPLLIKEMKFPKKMVWDESNFEYARPIRWLLALHGSSVIPVRVGKIVASNKTYGHRQLSPASIEITSANEYEALLEKSYVIVSQHVRRTMIESGLDKICAEYNLQVVSKNKLCEETCYLSEYPFIAKASFDKKFCSLPVELLTAEMIQHQKYFPLKTLENEISNIFAIVCDNTPNSIIIEGNEKALVPRLTDGRFLFEQDLKTPLEYFVNKLHSVTFIEGLGSLHDKVERLKKHASVLQKLIPLSGGKDLISCVTYCKADLVSSVVNEFPELQGIMGKYYARNASLPDDVAIAIGEHLCHITQEKTISPLGALLSLTDRVDNILACFLLDLKPSSSQDPYALRRQSLEILLLLKMLKAPVDLREILSNCLEHFPLRGNSPENLIEEVLSFILGRLKTLLSSSLECSKEEVSAVMENAMTTPNPVLLFDRAQNLKNFRALSKEKMTKILTGYKRLKNILASIRSSSEEPFCPELLGTDQEVSLLQFLSQKRLDSLDLQGGTYFSHLETLTEKVNDLLDSVRISDGDAKVICSRRLLLKQAEEQFNEFYALDKIGF
- the pgsA gene encoding CDP-diacylglycerol--glycerol-3-phosphate 3-phosphatidyltransferase produces the protein MGLPNYLTFFRIFITPIFMLIYLKGQWLGISSVLLPYVLLIVLGISELTDAVDGYLARKFSQVTDLGKLLDPMADSIYRNSLYLTFTQPPVNLPLILVFIFLARDSVLSTLRTVCALRGFALAARRSGKLKAIFQGISFALILLLMIPYSLDLLSSSGLECIATIVVALVAVYSVASGVEYLWINKGLLIQIFQGKFSGDKNTPEE
- a CDS encoding glycogen synthase, with protein sequence MKIIHVSAEAAHFAKVGGLGDVVYDLADIFSLNHEVEIIIPFYEEVRKKNFTPFKKLSFDFFFNEKTNATATQIKKNRIFVTLLEASGYDFFNRNNIYGYPDDTERFACFCSAAAEYIYQQSLKKEVNVVHLHDWHSALIAGILKEKRDLENKLILTIHNFSHRGYSHSSTLRKTSISERNFKYYQLERDPDLCSFLKGGILCTQATTTVSPGYREEILQDVSDEEITNSLTHSKNTFYGILNGINTNYWNPETDPYIFQRYPVDPKKIKQTILGKNQNKKSLLKTLKLPQDSDPLICIISRLVHQKGLNFMLKAIEHAEKESYKIVVLGQCGDDLSKSLIETIQSETKYSNRIAIHLEHNEALAHQLYAGADIILIPSLFEPCGLTQLIGMRYGTLPLVRKTGGLGDTVKDFGNGFVFSETASTDEFLDKLRAVVKLYKHNQQVWQKIILEGISANHGWELSAISYLQIYRSLRDL
- a CDS encoding 50S ribosomal protein L25/general stress protein Ctc produces the protein MKLVVTSRETGKKSFLKMIRQQGGIPAVVYSKGEAVANVVVDGHVFNKFLNGLETGALSSTVFSIEFEGKTFSAIIKDIQYKITSYEVIHLDFEMLHKDSLVRLNIPIRFSNVMECVGVKLGGTLRQVIYSLKVSCLPENIVPFLELDVRDLGMSQTRKLSDIELPKGIKPITPLREVVATVSRR
- the pth gene encoding aminoacyl-tRNA hydrolase, which encodes MGVDSAKLIVGIGNPGAQYTYTRHNVGFLVAQAFSEKYGLEFKRKTEVKGSLAKGLVEGISCGLLRPSTYVNLSGDSVARAKKVLNVSIDNILVVVDDVDLPFGITRLRQKAGSGGHNGIKSITSSLGSNAYYQLRVGVGRPEGLAGLSDYVLSDFSLEERGELDGVIDRAVTTILEWMSTRLVEE
- the rpsF gene encoding 30S ribosomal protein S6, which gives rise to MRKEKKQLYEGMYVFSVTLSEEARKKALEKVTSGIVNYGGEVVKIHDQGRKKLAYEIRGTREGYYYVIYFTVSTSAMAELWKEYHLHEDLLRFLTLKADSVKEVLEFASLPE
- the rpsR gene encoding 30S ribosomal protein S18, whose product is MKKPVHHHEHKRKRFSKKCPFTTAGWKTIDYKDVETLKKFITERGKILPRRITGVSSRFQALLAQAVKRARYIGLLPFLGED
- the rplI gene encoding 50S ribosomal protein L9, encoding MKQQLLLLEDVDGLGRSGDIVTAKPGHVRNYLLPKRKAVIAGANTLKLQEKLREERKIKAQQDRVLSEALAKELQGIVLEFPVKVDPEQNMYGSVTVTDLIAGAAEKNITLTKKNFPSAHYAIKTLGMKKVALKLNEDVDAILVVEVFPEGQELKVSTPSSSQVEETAE
- the ispE gene encoding 4-(cytidine 5'-diphospho)-2-C-methyl-D-erythritol kinase; protein product: MAVYFSPAKINLFLRITGKESSGYHEILTPMVALDFGDEVAVEFSSADSFFCNISEIADSSNLVLRALALFRRQTGMNDPLSISLKKRIPIGSGLGGGSSNAATLLFALNQMFSAKLSSEELTSIGASLGADIPFFFSLGSALCSGRGDVLTPFASHNACRNFLLIFDDRGVSSAAAYRAFSKKHQPSTEDLFQLAKNDLEAPVFSFRRDLYEKKIFLQTIFPESQVVMSGSGATLVVFSPQNLEGRLPLVFEGKPLRYVVTENINRQKDLWYQEKNSKARIFPEVEQILQQK
- a CDS encoding putative Na+/H+ antiporter; amino-acid sequence: MESAQYSELLRTGALWIFSLSLVHMFLTPYFYKVCENYAHKKMVYPEQREKYGVLSELFKILSRVELVFILWSAPLFFWFLITEGTRLSIAYFSSRNYIFPFFVVVIVLFIESRPIVYLGERLLSKIANFGKKSPAAWWWTILLVSPFITPLIKETGTMVLACVLLVAKFFPFSPSKKFSYATAGLLFSNVSIGGMLFPITSRAVFLINSKLRWSAVFVLKYFSWKAFLAILVSTTIYYLIFRKEFQAFPSTIPSRKTSEAVPWWVVVVHILFLVAVIFVRHIPVILVGVVLTFLGFRALTIMYQSPISFTKVGMVGLFFSGLILFGDLQEWWVLALMEKVSYEGHMIISFIMSMFLDNALVNYLIFKLPSANDCYHYLAISGAMSAGGLTLMANVPNIIGYLLLRPSFKVRSVSLVWLFVAALPPAVISALIFWAFKNVPIFTLCEFK